In Henriciella litoralis, the genomic window CGCCATTGCCGATGATGACAAGCCCATCGACCACGCGCGGGGCGCCAGTGATCGTATAGGGGCCATCGCCGTCTACCGTCTCAGCCGTCCAGACAGGTTCACCACTTTCGCGGTCGAGGGCGACGAGACGTCCGTCCAGCGTGCCGAGATAGAGTTTGTCGCCCCAGGCCGCGAGGCCGCGATTGACGACATCGCAGCAGGCTTTCGCGCCGGTCGCGCCGGGAACCTCGGCGTCGAATGACCAGACCGGTGCGCCGGTTTTCGCGTCATAGGCTTCGACATTGCTCCACGAGGTGCTGGTATAGATGCGCCCATCAATGACGAGGGGGGTCGCTTCCTGACCGCGGGCGGTGGAGAAGTCCGCCGACCAGGCGAGGCCTAGCTCGCTGACATTCTCGCGGTTGATGCTGTCGGCCGGGCTGAAGCGCTGCTCGGACCAGGTGCGCCCATAGCTCAGCCATTCGGCAGTGTTGTCGCCAGCCGCCTTGAGATCAGCTGAGCCGATGGTGCGGGTGTCATCTGAAGATGTGCCACCTGCACCAGTAGAGCTGCCCGCGCGGTCACACGCCGCCAGGCTGCCGCAGGAAAGAAGAACAACAATGGATGCTGCAAAAAAACGCATTTGATCTGGCCCCTCGCCGACTGGGCAGAATCTAACGTCCGCACCAATAGTGCGCAAAGTGCCCGCGACAGGTCATCGGCGTCAAGTCAAAGCAGGCGTCAGCTTTAAATCCGGCGGATCGGGTCGCTGCCATCCCAGCCCTGGGCGACTTTGCGGATATGGGCGAATGTCTTGCCCTTGGTGCCGCTGATGTCGGAAATCTCGACCACTGTGCCGGGATGCGCCTCGGTATCGAAATAAGCGAACCGGCCTTTCTCGCCGCCGATACAGCCTTCATGCCCGACCGTGTAGCCGAGCGAGAGCGCCTTGTCGTAGAGGGTCTGATAATCCTCGGTCCAGTAGGACATGTGCTGCAGGCCTTCACGGCCGGCATCGAGGAATTCCTTGTACATGCTCGGCGCATCATTGCGCTGCTGGATGAGCTCAATCTGCAGATCACCGGAATTGGCGAGCGCGATCGACATCTTCACGTCAGACGGCTGTCCGCGATGGCGGAACCAGTC contains:
- a CDS encoding VOC family protein, whose protein sequence is MSRIFGNVCQNGYVVRDIEAAMQHWIDVMGVGPWFYIEDVKTDWFRHRGQPSDVKMSIALANSGDLQIELIQQRNDAPSMYKEFLDAGREGLQHMSYWTEDYQTLYDKALSLGYTVGHEGCIGGEKGRFAYFDTEAHPGTVVEISDISGTKGKTFAHIRKVAQGWDGSDPIRRI